The Ruminococcaceae bacterium KH2T8 genomic sequence GGTTCTTTCGTAAGCCTTTTCCAGCATATTTCAAAGTCCTACAGAGACGCCATGCTCGCGCTTCGTGTAGGCAAGATCTTCGAGAAGAACTGCTTTATCTCAAGATATGACAAGCTCGGTCTCGGAAGACTTATCTATCAGCTTCCCGCGACACTTTGCCAGATGTTCATCGACGAGGTCTTCCCGAATGAGGCTTATAAGACATTGGATGATGATACAGTTGCTACAATCGAGAGCTTCTTCGCCAATAACCTCAACGGTTCCGAGACGAGTAGAGAGCTCTATGTACACAGAAATACCCTTGTCTACAGACTTGATAAGGTTAAGAAGAATACCGGTCTCGATCTGAGATCTTTCGATGATGCCGTTCTCTTTAAGATGGCTTCCATGGTCAGAACTTATCTCGAGTATCTTGAGACCAGTAAGGACAACATGATCAGATGATTGAATTTAAAGACGTTCACAAGACCTACAAGACCGGGGTCGATGCCTTGAGGGGCATAAGCTTCGAGATTGAGGACGGTGAATTCGTATTTATTATCGGAAAGTCAGGTTCCGGTAAATCCACACTTATGAAATGCATAACCTGCGAGGAGAGGCCCACACAAGGTGAGGTCTTGATCGACGGGTTTGATATCTCCAACATGAGCCGCGCGCTGGTTCCCGTTTTAAGACGCCAGATCGGCATGATCTATCAGGATTTCAGGCTCATTGAGACTAAGACAGTATTTGAGAATATCGCTTTCGCGGGCGAGATCATCGGTATCCCGAAGAAGAGTCTCGCGCAGACAGTCCAGCTCGTGCTCAATATCGTTGGCCTTAAGGACAAGGCGGATGCTTATCCGCAGGAACTTTCGGGCGGTGAGCAGCAGAGAGTCGCGATCGCGAGAGCAATGGTAAATAATCCCAAGCTCATCGTTGCTGACGAGCCGACGGGTAACCTCGATCCCGAGACATCAGAGAACATAATGGCTATCCTGCAGGAGATCAACAGATCCGGAAGCACGGTAGTAGTATGTACGCACGACAGTAATCTCGTAGACAGGATGAAGAAGCGCGTTATCGAGATCGACAGCGGTCTTATCGCAAGAGACGAGGAAGACAGTAAGTATCAGCACACCGAAAAGCCCGCAGAGGCTGAGTTCACGGGTTACGGTATCGAGAACCCGGGATTTGCTTTCGGTGATGATCCTAACTTTAAGGAAGACGCTGATTACAGCGACGACTACGATGATGACGGCTATTCCAATGCGCAGAAGGCGGCAGCAAGTGCTTTCTTCTTCGGTGAGACACCTCCCGATGTCGTAGCTGCTCAAAAGGAAGCGGAGGCAAAGGCTACAGCAGCTGCGGCGGCACTCGCGGCTAAGGCGCTCGAGGAGGCATCGGACCTTCCCGAGGAACTTCCCATGGTAGATGACGACGACCTTGATGAAGACGAGATCACGGAGGAGTCGGTAGATCATCTGATCGAATCGGACGACGAAGATAGTCAGGATGATTACGCTGAGGAGCCTGAAGAGATCGTAGAAGAGACTGCTCCGGCAGCTGCAGAAGAAGCTGTTGAGACAGCTGCAATTGAACCCGAGATCGAAGCGGATGAGACGGATGATTCCGTATATGCCGCCGACGATACTGCTGCAGAAGAGCAGGATGTTCAGGCAGAGGCAACGGCAGAGTCTCAGGATGCGGAGACGGCAAAAGAGGAAGATGACGATATCTCCGATTATGCCGAAGACCCTGAGACAAATGATGATAATGACGAGACGGCAGATACTCCCGAGGCTTCGGACGAAGAGGCCGCCGAGTCAAAAGAAGAGTCTGACGAGGACGATTGGATAGAGGAGATCAGCCTTAGTGACATCGATCTCGATATTCAGGAGGATGATGATTAAGTGAGTATAAGAGCGTTTTTTAATTCAGTAAAGGAAGGATTTAAGGGTATCACGAGACATCCTCTCGTAACTGTTGCTTCCATTACGACGATCCTTCTTATGCTCATCGTAATGAGTGCATTCTTTATCTTCTCGGCTAATGTCAGATCGATAATGCGAAAGCTCAGCCAGGAGCCCCCGATCGAAGTCTATATGAAGCTTCAGGTATCCCAGGACGAGCTTTACCAGACACAGCTCATGATCGACCAGGACCCCGATATCATCGAGTCTTCGGTAAATAATCCCGAGCAGAACTACGAGTACTTTAAGACCAACCTCGGATCGAGCTCTTCGGTACTCGATGACTTTGACTACAATATGTATCTTCCGTATACATTCCATATCAGAATCTCGGATCCCGCGCGTGCACAGGATGTAGTAAACAGACTGACCGCGATGCCCGGAGTAAGCAAGGTATCCCAGGAGAGCAACGTCATGCATTTCCTGACGAACGCCAAGAGGATAGTAAATCTTGCGACCGTAGTATCGTTCATCGTTCTCTTCCTGATCGCTCTCTTTATCATCTCCAACATGGTAAGGATCTCAGTTTATTCGAGAGCCAGCGAGATCGAGATCATGAAGTTCGTCGGTGCGACCAACTTCTATATAAGGATGCCCTACGTTATCGAGGGCGCACTCGTAGGTTTGATCAGCGCACTTTGCGCATGGGTCATAAGCGTTATGACATACAGGACTATCTTCTATAACGCAATGGAAGGTATCGATCTTAACAGCTTCTATGCTCTTATCCCCGCAGGAAGAGTAATGTGGTGGGTACTTGCGATCGCTGTTGTGATCGGAGTCATGATCGGTGCCGTCGGAAGCGGCATCTCCGTACGTAAGTACATTAAGGTATAAGGTGATAAAGATGAAAAAAGCAAAGGTATTGATAAGTACGGCGCTTGTAGCATCGATGCTTCTGTCTTCCGGATCCGCTGTAGTTCCCAAGAGACCTTCGATCACGGAGCTCTTTAACGAGATCCGTATCTATAACGAAGCATCCCAGGAAGACCTCGATGCCAGAAGAAACGAAAGAGATCAGGCGCTCGCTCAGGCTCAGGCAGCTACAGAGCGAGTAAACCAGCTGTCTTCTCAAAGATCGGAACTCAACGGTCAGCTCGATGAGCTCAATGCTCAAAACGAAGAGATGCAGGCCGAGTACGAACTCATCGCGAGCCAGTACGCAGCAGCTCTTATCGCAAGGGCAGAGGCTCTCGACCGATATATTCAGGCTCAGGATAACCTTGCCGCTACTGAGCTCATGTTCAGTGAGAGAGTATCCGTAATGTTCGAATACCAGAATAAGTCGACACTCGAGATCCTGCTAGAATCCAATTCCCTTGCAGGCTTCTTTACCAATATCGAGCTCATCTCATTGATCGCCGATGCTGACGATCAGGCAGTCGATCAGATGCAGATCGCACTTGACGATGCCAAAGCTCAGGAAGAGATGGCTCTTGCAGAGGCAGAAGAGATGGAGGCCATCGCTGAAGATAAGCAGGCTCAGCTTCGTGACCTTGAAGAGCAGATCGGTATCACGACAGATTCCATCGCGGATCTTGACTGGCAGATCAGTTCGGCTCAGTCGGATGCCAACGCATTTAATGCTCAGGTAGCTGATCTTAACAGCCAGATCGCGGATATCCAGAGCGAGCTCTATGCTCAGCAGCAGGCGGCTGCAGCAGCTGCGGCTGCGCAGAACTCTTCTTCGGACAGCTCCTCGGGCGATTCGTCTTCTTCCGATAATGCGGATGAGCTTCCCGCAAGTAATCCTCCGGCAGAACCCCCGCCGGCAACAACGTCTTCAAACGGTACACTTCAGTGGCCTTCTTATTCCAGAGATGTCAGATCCGAGTTCGGATACAGATATCACCCCGTAACAGGTGAGTGGAGAGGTCATACGGGTATCGATATCGCAAATAACTTCGGTGATACGATCTGCGCGGCAGCATCGGGAACGGTATGCTTCGTAAACTGCCCCTGCCCCGGCGAGAACTATACTGACAGCTCGGTAGGCGGCGGCTACGGTAACTACGTCATGATCGATCACGGAAACGGAGTCGTTACTCTTTACGGACACTGCAGGGATATCTATGTATCTTCTGGTCAGTATGTATCGGCAGGTCAGGCTATCGCTGAGGTAGGAAGCACGGGTACATCCACAGGACCCCATATCCACTTCGAGGTAAGAGTTAACG encodes the following:
- a CDS encoding cell division ATP-binding protein FtsE; this translates as MIEFKDVHKTYKTGVDALRGISFEIEDGEFVFIIGKSGSGKSTLMKCITCEERPTQGEVLIDGFDISNMSRALVPVLRRQIGMIYQDFRLIETKTVFENIAFAGEIIGIPKKSLAQTVQLVLNIVGLKDKADAYPQELSGGEQQRVAIARAMVNNPKLIVADEPTGNLDPETSENIMAILQEINRSGSTVVVCTHDSNLVDRMKKRVIEIDSGLIARDEEDSKYQHTEKPAEAEFTGYGIENPGFAFGDDPNFKEDADYSDDYDDDGYSNAQKAAASAFFFGETPPDVVAAQKEAEAKATAAAAALAAKALEEASDLPEELPMVDDDDLDEDEITEESVDHLIESDDEDSQDDYAEEPEEIVEETAPAAAEEAVETAAIEPEIEADETDDSVYAADDTAAEEQDVQAEATAESQDAETAKEEDDDISDYAEDPETNDDNDETADTPEASDEEAAESKEESDEDDWIEEISLSDIDLDIQEDDD
- a CDS encoding cell division transport system permease protein — translated: MSIRAFFNSVKEGFKGITRHPLVTVASITTILLMLIVMSAFFIFSANVRSIMRKLSQEPPIEVYMKLQVSQDELYQTQLMIDQDPDIIESSVNNPEQNYEYFKTNLGSSSSVLDDFDYNMYLPYTFHIRISDPARAQDVVNRLTAMPGVSKVSQESNVMHFLTNAKRIVNLATVVSFIVLFLIALFIISNMVRISVYSRASEIEIMKFVGATNFYIRMPYVIEGALVGLISALCAWVISVMTYRTIFYNAMEGIDLNSFYALIPAGRVMWWVLAIAVVIGVMIGAVGSGISVRKYIKV
- a CDS encoding Murein DD-endopeptidase MepM and murein hydrolase activator NlpD, contain LysM domain; the encoded protein is MKKAKVLISTALVASMLLSSGSAVVPKRPSITELFNEIRIYNEASQEDLDARRNERDQALAQAQAATERVNQLSSQRSELNGQLDELNAQNEEMQAEYELIASQYAAALIARAEALDRYIQAQDNLAATELMFSERVSVMFEYQNKSTLEILLESNSLAGFFTNIELISLIADADDQAVDQMQIALDDAKAQEEMALAEAEEMEAIAEDKQAQLRDLEEQIGITTDSIADLDWQISSAQSDANAFNAQVADLNSQIADIQSELYAQQQAAAAAAAAQNSSSDSSSGDSSSSDNADELPASNPPAEPPPATTSSNGTLQWPSYSRDVRSEFGYRYHPVTGEWRGHTGIDIANNFGDTICAAASGTVCFVNCPCPGENYTDSSVGGGYGNYVMIDHGNGVVTLYGHCRDIYVSSGQYVSAGQAIAEVGSTGTSTGPHIHFEVRVNGERVDPRGYLA